Proteins encoded together in one Streptomyces sp. NBC_01216 window:
- the nrtL gene encoding ArgS-related anticodon-binding protein NrtL → MTPADLSLTVLRAVRRAVDDGELRVDAGALPTRVKVERPRPGGRGDYASNIALTLARPAGRAPLDIAEVLKTRLDRTPGLAAVDITGAGFLNFTLCPDAGQELVDEILRRGSRYGWREPHGETARPVHRADLRAAVTADALRRLLVAQGYRVRTVCEGAADPDWALLGVRDGAEPGEEGEAEAAARGRLVAEVAPLPVPYTARELLERLGPDAARWGLLAGAAHDTARLGDDLLRQQEGNPFFRVRYAHSRTRALRRNAEQLGFGRAPAHGAPGTAGAHDTPGAPGIRETAGVSGTAARAPGTARTSATAGPRAPGGAEGSEARARRLLAVLGDHPAVLAAATRHRAPDRVARHLEGVADALLDFQHTVLPRGDEKPSAAHRSRLALAEAAGTVLAGGLSLLGISAPDRI, encoded by the coding sequence GTGACCCCCGCGGACCTCTCCCTCACCGTGCTGCGCGCCGTGCGCCGCGCGGTCGACGACGGCGAGTTGCGGGTCGACGCCGGCGCACTGCCGACACGGGTCAAGGTCGAGCGACCCCGGCCCGGGGGACGCGGCGACTACGCGAGCAACATCGCGCTCACCCTGGCCCGCCCCGCCGGGCGCGCGCCGCTCGACATCGCGGAGGTCCTGAAGACGCGGCTCGACCGGACTCCCGGGCTCGCCGCCGTCGACATCACCGGGGCCGGCTTCCTCAACTTCACCCTGTGCCCCGACGCGGGGCAGGAACTCGTCGACGAGATCCTGCGGCGCGGCAGCCGCTACGGATGGCGCGAGCCGCACGGCGAGACCGCGCGCCCCGTTCACCGCGCCGACCTGCGCGCCGCCGTCACCGCCGACGCCCTGCGCCGCCTTCTCGTCGCGCAGGGGTACCGGGTCCGTACGGTGTGCGAGGGCGCGGCCGATCCCGACTGGGCCCTGCTCGGGGTACGGGACGGCGCCGAGCCCGGCGAGGAAGGCGAGGCCGAAGCCGCCGCCCGGGGCCGGCTCGTCGCCGAGGTCGCCCCGTTGCCCGTGCCGTACACCGCCCGCGAACTGCTGGAGCGGCTGGGACCCGACGCCGCCCGCTGGGGGCTCCTCGCCGGCGCCGCGCACGACACCGCCCGTCTCGGCGACGACCTCCTCCGGCAGCAGGAGGGCAACCCCTTCTTCCGTGTCCGGTACGCCCACTCCCGGACGCGTGCGCTCCGACGCAACGCCGAGCAGCTCGGCTTCGGCCGCGCCCCGGCGCACGGCGCCCCCGGGACCGCCGGCGCCCACGACACCCCGGGGGCCCCCGGTATCCGGGAGACAGCCGGCGTGTCCGGGACCGCCGCCCGCGCCCCTGGCACCGCCCGCACCTCCGCCACCGCCGGCCCGCGCGCGCCCGGCGGGGCCGAGGGCTCGGAGGCGCGTGCCCGGCGGCTCCTCGCCGTACTCGGCGACCATCCGGCCGTGCTCGCCGCGGCCACCCGTCACCGCGCCCCGGACCGCGTCGCCCGGCACCTCGAAGGCGTCGCCGATGCCCTGCTCGACTTCCAGCACACGGTGCTGCCCCGCGGCGACGAGAAACCCTCGGCCGCCCACCGCTCCCGGCTCGCGCTCGCCGAAGCCGCCGGGACGGTGCTCGCCGGTGGCCTGTCCCTGCTCGGCATCAGCGCACCCGACCGGATCTGA
- a CDS encoding response regulator produces the protein MPVNRYFRRVTGGSIPRAGRKWVKRGRGRPPGPTLVRVSGVSGRVLVVDDNRVIRQLIRVNLELEGFEVVTAADGAECLDVVHQVCPDVVTLDVVMPRLDGLRTAERLRSDPRTRHVPVAIVSACTQYEAGGGVAVGVDAFLAKPFEPAELVRVVRQLMHRDRRERRDGQEGPSARDGRPDGRRCADHAGSGNVPGRGL, from the coding sequence GTGCCCGTGAACAGGTATTTCCGTCGCGTCACCGGGGGTTCGATCCCCCGCGCGGGTCGGAAGTGGGTAAAACGCGGACGCGGCCGTCCGCCGGGACCTACTCTCGTTCGTGTGTCAGGCGTGTCCGGTCGGGTGCTCGTTGTCGATGACAACCGGGTGATCCGGCAGCTGATCAGGGTCAACCTCGAGCTTGAGGGCTTCGAGGTGGTGACCGCGGCCGATGGTGCCGAGTGTCTGGATGTCGTTCACCAGGTTTGTCCTGATGTCGTCACCCTGGACGTCGTCATGCCCCGTCTGGACGGTCTGCGGACCGCCGAGCGGCTGCGGTCCGATCCGCGGACCCGTCATGTACCGGTCGCGATCGTCAGCGCCTGCACCCAGTACGAGGCCGGCGGCGGCGTCGCCGTCGGTGTCGACGCCTTCCTGGCCAAGCCTTTCGAGCCCGCCGAGCTGGTCCGTGTCGTGCGGCAGCTCATGCACCGCGACCGGCGTGAGCGCCGCGACGGTCAGGAGGGTCCGTCTGCCCGTGACGGCAGACCCGACGGCAGACGCTGTGCCGACCACGCGGGGAGCGGGAACGTCCCGGGTCGGGGTCTCTGA
- a CDS encoding response regulator transcription factor, with translation MSAGARGDPEETRVLVVEDDRGIAESLVRGLRQAGYEAEGVRTGRAALSSPTPDVVLLDLGLPDIDGVEVCRRLRARSDAAIIAVTARGEEADRVVALDEGADDYLVKPFGLAELLARIRAVLRRRRPAEAELLRHGPLTVDLRTRQVSVDGHAVALTPKEFGILECLAADPGRVVSRQQILERAWDAHWYGPTKVLDVHVAALRRKLGVPGLVETVYGQGFRLGAVEVPREGS, from the coding sequence ATGAGCGCCGGGGCCAGGGGTGATCCCGAGGAGACACGGGTGCTGGTCGTTGAGGACGACCGGGGCATCGCGGAGTCCTTGGTACGCGGCCTCCGGCAGGCCGGATACGAGGCCGAGGGTGTGCGGACCGGGCGGGCGGCGCTGTCGTCGCCCACGCCCGACGTCGTCCTGCTGGATCTTGGGCTGCCGGATATCGACGGTGTCGAGGTGTGCCGGAGACTGCGGGCACGGTCGGACGCCGCGATCATCGCGGTGACCGCGCGGGGCGAGGAGGCGGACCGGGTGGTGGCCCTGGACGAGGGCGCCGACGACTACCTGGTCAAACCCTTCGGTCTTGCCGAGCTCCTCGCGCGGATCCGGGCCGTGCTGCGCCGTCGGCGTCCGGCCGAGGCGGAGCTCCTGCGGCACGGGCCGCTGACGGTCGACCTCCGAACCCGGCAGGTCTCGGTCGACGGACATGCGGTGGCGCTGACGCCGAAGGAGTTCGGCATCCTGGAATGCCTGGCCGCGGACCCGGGCCGGGTGGTGAGCCGGCAGCAGATCCTGGAGCGGGCGTGGGACGCCCACTGGTACGGGCCGACGAAGGTGCTGGACGTGCACGTGGCGGCGCTGCGCCGCAAGCTCGGCGTGCCGGGCCTTGTCGAGACGGTCTACGGGCAGGGGTTCCGGCTCGGGGCGGTCGAGGTGCCGAGGGAGGGGTCGTGA
- a CDS encoding sensor histidine kinase: MTRRITWTLLVLTAVLLVLAVVPLAVSLTARERVAYRDSQRAAARVIAAAAEEHLSDNKPPTVLNQELDAAARAGDCAVVYDAAGRLVAGTPCTAARGEEAEELVEDVLAGHEPEPPENEGWLLAAEPAGEVRRPAGAVVLARSAGPLDARIAAIWGWSAVISVAGLAAAALLSVRLARWVSRPLSTLDASARRLGEGALDERAEVRAGPPEVRRLAATFNTMAARTEALVHGHRAVIADVSHQLRTPLAALRLRLDVLAAGAEGDTAVELAAAQEEIARLSRLVDGLLAVARAEQATPCPAAVRVDEVVAERVAAWSPVAEEHGIRLTAMPAGLALSVAMGAGHLEQILDNLIANAVEAVPEGGSITIGHDAVRGVARVFVRDDGPGMADQARAVAFRRFGNPEAKGAGLGLAIVHRLVTVNGGTVRLEDTPGGGLTVVLELLLWAEDGHGRGGA, encoded by the coding sequence GTGACCCGCCGGATCACCTGGACCCTGCTGGTCCTGACCGCCGTGCTGCTGGTCCTTGCCGTCGTGCCACTGGCGGTGTCACTGACGGCGCGCGAGCGCGTCGCCTACCGCGACAGCCAGCGGGCGGCCGCACGGGTGATCGCCGCGGCGGCCGAGGAGCACCTCTCCGACAACAAGCCCCCGACCGTCCTGAACCAGGAGCTCGACGCCGCGGCCCGGGCCGGGGACTGCGCGGTGGTGTACGACGCCGCCGGGCGGCTGGTGGCCGGTACGCCGTGTACGGCGGCCCGGGGCGAGGAGGCGGAGGAGCTGGTGGAGGACGTGCTGGCCGGTCATGAGCCGGAGCCGCCGGAGAACGAGGGGTGGCTGCTGGCCGCGGAACCGGCCGGTGAGGTACGCCGGCCCGCAGGGGCCGTCGTGCTGGCCCGCTCCGCTGGTCCGCTGGATGCCCGGATCGCGGCGATCTGGGGTTGGTCCGCCGTGATCAGCGTCGCGGGTCTCGCCGCGGCCGCGCTGCTGTCCGTACGGCTCGCCCGCTGGGTCAGCCGCCCGTTGTCGACGCTGGACGCCAGCGCCCGGCGGCTGGGCGAGGGCGCCCTCGACGAGCGGGCCGAGGTCAGGGCCGGCCCACCGGAAGTGCGCCGGCTGGCCGCTACCTTCAACACCATGGCCGCCCGCACGGAGGCCCTCGTCCACGGTCACCGTGCCGTGATCGCCGATGTGTCCCACCAGTTGCGCACGCCGCTGGCCGCGCTGCGGCTGCGCCTCGACGTGCTGGCCGCCGGTGCCGAGGGCGACACCGCCGTGGAGCTGGCCGCCGCGCAGGAGGAGATCGCACGGCTGTCCCGGCTGGTCGACGGACTCCTGGCGGTCGCGCGTGCCGAGCAGGCGACACCGTGTCCGGCTGCGGTGCGGGTCGACGAGGTGGTCGCCGAGCGGGTGGCGGCCTGGTCCCCTGTCGCTGAGGAGCACGGCATCCGGCTGACCGCCATGCCTGCGGGGCTGGCCCTGTCCGTCGCGATGGGCGCGGGTCATCTGGAACAGATCCTCGACAACCTGATCGCGAACGCCGTGGAGGCCGTGCCCGAAGGCGGGAGCATCACCATCGGCCATGATGCCGTACGTGGCGTGGCCCGGGTGTTCGTGCGAGACGACGGTCCCGGGATGGCGGACCAGGCGAGGGCGGTGGCCTTCCGTCGGTTCGGCAACCCTGAGGCAAAGGGCGCGGGACTGGGGCTCGCCATCGTGCACCGGCTGGTCACCGTCAACGGCGGTACGGTGCGCCTCGAGGACACCCCGGGCGGCGGGCTGACCGTCGTACTGGAGCTTCTTCTGTGGGCTGAGGACGGGCACGGGCGGGGCGGGGCGTAG
- a CDS encoding FAD:protein FMN transferase produces the protein MNTYPWSPAPAQIVFPALGTTAVLLVTDPDALPAAEAVLRTELAAVDRACSRFRPDSELSRVNLNAGCTTAVSAYFAVALEAALRAARLTDGAVDPTVGSAVIALGYDRTFASVRPDDARPVPVARPVPGWRHIDFDSRARRLRLPAGTRLDLGATAKALAADRAARQAATLTGCGVLVGLGGDLATAGPAPEGGWRIALADDHARPDPQGGAAVAVTGGALATSGIRVRTWRRGGRVLHHIVDPATGEPAAPAWRTVTVAAATCVDANAVSTAAIVLGNPALDWVRATALPARLTGLDGTVVRLGGWPADSHAPAPSGSPAAVVGGSR, from the coding sequence ATGAACACCTACCCCTGGTCGCCCGCTCCCGCCCAGATCGTCTTCCCGGCGCTGGGCACCACGGCCGTCCTGCTCGTCACCGATCCGGACGCTCTGCCCGCCGCGGAAGCGGTGCTGCGCACCGAGCTGGCCGCCGTCGACCGTGCGTGCAGCCGCTTCCGGCCTGATTCCGAGCTCAGCCGTGTGAACCTGAACGCGGGCTGCACGACGGCGGTCAGCGCGTACTTCGCGGTGGCCCTGGAAGCCGCGCTGCGGGCCGCCAGGCTCACGGACGGCGCGGTGGACCCGACCGTGGGCAGCGCGGTGATCGCGCTCGGCTACGACCGTACGTTCGCGTCCGTACGCCCCGACGACGCCCGCCCCGTGCCCGTGGCCCGGCCCGTGCCCGGCTGGCGGCACATCGACTTCGACTCGCGCGCCCGCCGGCTGCGCCTGCCTGCGGGCACCCGTCTCGATCTGGGCGCGACGGCCAAGGCCCTGGCCGCCGACCGGGCCGCCCGGCAGGCCGCCACCCTGACGGGCTGCGGGGTGCTGGTCGGTCTCGGCGGCGACCTGGCGACCGCCGGGCCGGCTCCCGAGGGCGGCTGGCGGATCGCCCTCGCCGACGACCACGCCCGACCCGACCCGCAGGGCGGTGCCGCTGTGGCGGTGACCGGTGGGGCGCTGGCGACCTCGGGCATCCGGGTGCGGACCTGGCGGCGCGGCGGCCGGGTGCTGCATCACATCGTCGACCCGGCCACCGGAGAACCCGCCGCACCCGCGTGGCGCACGGTCACCGTCGCGGCCGCCACGTGCGTGGACGCCAATGCCGTCAGTACGGCGGCGATCGTGCTCGGCAACCCGGCTCTGGACTGGGTACGCGCCACCGCCCTGCCCGCCCGGCTGACGGGCCTCGACGGCACCGTCGTACGCCTCGGCGGCTGGCCGGCCGACTCCCACGCCCCCGCCCCGTCGGGTTCCCCGGCCGCAGTCGTGGGAGGCTCGCGATGA
- a CDS encoding ferric reductase-like transmembrane domain-containing protein — translation MTTLALVGSPLWYASRAGGTVALVLLTATVVLGIASGGRTSPRRIGRFEIGLLHRNLSLLTLVFLTLHVATAVLDPFVHLSWAVSVVPYGASYRPLWLGLGTAAFDLLIAVLVTSAVRHRLGVRRWKAVHWLAYAAWPIALFHSVGTGTDTRLPLQLWLYAACLAAVVAAVGWRLAKAGPGHVTGRLTAAVAAIAVPVVLTAFLATGPLQPGWAQRAAVTPTVLIGGGR, via the coding sequence ATGACGACACTGGCCCTGGTCGGCAGCCCCCTGTGGTACGCCAGCCGTGCGGGCGGCACCGTCGCCCTGGTCCTGCTCACCGCCACCGTGGTGCTCGGCATCGCCTCCGGCGGACGGACCTCGCCCCGGCGGATCGGCCGCTTCGAGATCGGGCTGCTGCACCGCAACCTGTCCCTGCTCACCCTGGTGTTCCTCACCCTGCATGTGGCGACGGCGGTCCTCGATCCGTTCGTGCACCTGAGCTGGGCCGTGTCCGTGGTGCCGTACGGGGCGTCCTACCGGCCCCTGTGGCTCGGACTCGGCACGGCCGCCTTCGATCTGCTGATCGCCGTCCTGGTCACCAGCGCGGTGCGGCACCGGTTGGGCGTGCGCCGGTGGAAGGCCGTGCACTGGCTGGCCTACGCGGCCTGGCCGATCGCCCTGTTCCACAGCGTCGGGACCGGCACCGACACCCGGCTCCCCCTCCAACTGTGGCTGTACGCCGCCTGCCTCGCAGCGGTGGTCGCTGCCGTGGGGTGGCGGCTGGCGAAGGCCGGTCCGGGGCATGTCACCGGGCGTCTGACGGCCGCCGTGGCCGCGATCGCCGTACCCGTGGTGTTGACCGCGTTCCTCGCCACCGGGCCGCTCCAGCCGGGCTGGGCGCAGCGCGCCGCCGTGACGCCAACGGTCCTGATCGGAGGTGGACGATGA
- a CDS encoding NADH-ubiquinone oxidoreductase-F iron-sulfur binding region domain-containing protein has translation MNTTTGAMNSSAFSPAHHAPRLLSGWCSTGATATLVEHLRRYGPPALGTRTSPMSVVEAVEAAGLTGRGGAGFPTGRKLRAVAERGGRAVVVVNAMESEPASLKDEFLLTVAPHLVLDGAVLAATVVGADIVHVCLPRTRAVQFGQLRAALDERRSARLDPVRLRLHALPHTYVSSESTSLVRWLNGGPARPQGSPPRTHERGVARRPTLVSNTETFAHLALIARYGADWFRQAGTPDEPGTLLVTVSGAVAAPGVLETAFGTPLDVILDRAGGRTESLQALLLGGLGGTWLPAEHLRVPLARRELAPLGAAPGAGVLVALPRAACGLSETARMLAYLAADGAGQCGPCRFGLPAVAEDFAALAAGRSDPDRLSRLRRRVGLLPDRGACRHPDGAARLAASALRAFADDIDHHLTQGACAAAHRPPRIPVPPAVPPETWR, from the coding sequence ATGAACACGACGACGGGCGCGATGAACTCCTCCGCCTTCTCCCCGGCGCACCACGCGCCCCGGCTCCTCTCCGGCTGGTGTTCCACCGGTGCGACGGCCACCCTCGTCGAGCATCTGCGGCGCTACGGCCCGCCGGCTCTGGGCACTCGTACGTCGCCGATGTCCGTGGTGGAGGCCGTCGAGGCGGCCGGGCTCACCGGGCGCGGCGGTGCCGGGTTCCCCACCGGCCGCAAGCTGCGCGCGGTCGCGGAACGGGGCGGCCGGGCCGTGGTGGTCGTGAACGCGATGGAGAGCGAACCGGCGAGCCTCAAGGACGAGTTCCTGCTCACCGTCGCACCCCATCTGGTCCTGGACGGCGCCGTGCTTGCCGCGACCGTGGTCGGTGCCGACATCGTCCATGTGTGTCTGCCCCGCACTCGCGCCGTCCAGTTCGGGCAGCTGCGCGCGGCCCTGGACGAACGGCGGAGCGCCCGCCTCGACCCGGTGCGGCTGCGCCTCCACGCTCTTCCGCACACCTATGTGTCCAGCGAGTCGACGTCCCTGGTGCGCTGGCTCAACGGTGGCCCGGCACGCCCGCAGGGCAGCCCGCCCCGTACCCATGAACGCGGTGTCGCCCGCCGCCCCACGCTGGTGAGCAACACCGAGACCTTCGCCCACCTGGCCCTGATCGCCCGCTACGGGGCGGACTGGTTCCGGCAGGCGGGAACGCCGGACGAGCCCGGCACGCTGCTCGTCACCGTCTCCGGTGCGGTCGCGGCGCCGGGCGTCCTGGAGACCGCGTTCGGGACACCCCTCGACGTGATCCTGGACCGCGCCGGAGGCCGTACGGAGTCCCTGCAAGCGCTCTTGCTGGGCGGGCTCGGTGGCACCTGGCTTCCCGCGGAGCATCTGCGCGTGCCGCTCGCCCGGCGCGAGCTGGCCCCGTTGGGCGCCGCACCCGGTGCGGGCGTGCTCGTCGCTCTGCCCCGGGCGGCCTGCGGCCTGTCCGAGACGGCGCGCATGCTCGCGTACCTCGCCGCCGACGGCGCCGGTCAGTGCGGTCCGTGCCGCTTCGGACTGCCCGCCGTGGCGGAGGACTTCGCCGCGCTGGCTGCGGGACGGTCCGACCCGGACCGGCTGTCCCGGCTGCGCCGGCGGGTCGGTCTGCTGCCGGATCGGGGTGCCTGCCGCCACCCCGACGGCGCCGCCCGCCTGGCCGCCTCCGCCCTGCGCGCCTTCGCCGACGACATCGACCACCACCTCACCCAGGGCGCCTGCGCCGCGGCCCACCGGCCGCCGCGGATCCCCGTGCCGCCCGCCGTACCCCCGGAGACCTGGCGATGA
- a CDS encoding ferredoxin, which translates to MTPATPVTSAKTLRIDRIACTGQGLCGELLPELIDLDEWGYPIVKDRAVPDHLRAHARRAAAACPLLALHLDAGRT; encoded by the coding sequence ATGACCCCCGCGACCCCCGTGACGTCCGCCAAGACCCTGCGTATCGACCGCATCGCCTGCACCGGGCAGGGCCTGTGCGGGGAACTACTGCCCGAGCTGATCGACCTCGACGAATGGGGCTACCCCATCGTCAAGGACCGGGCCGTCCCCGACCACCTGCGCGCCCACGCCCGCCGGGCCGCCGCGGCCTGCCCCCTGCTGGCGCTCCACCTCGATGCCGGCCGGACGTGA
- a CDS encoding heavy metal translocating P-type ATPase: protein MNPAAAGLRRIAAAITSLRLEPVLLAVTAAALAGGGIAWLVGAHGLSDLLWALGTVAAVVPAVVWVLTALRRGHAGVDLIAVLALGGTLAVGEYLAGALIALMLATGRTLEAAAQRRASHDLRALLEHAPRSARRRTDAGVVTVPLAEVAVGDLLVVGPGEVVPVDGRVESAAAVLDESVLTGESLQVERPRGEAVRSGVVNAGGAFELRATATEQDSTYAGIVRLARQAGAESAPVVRLADRYAAWFLPLSLVVAGLAWLVSGSAVRAVAVLVVATPCPLLLAAPVAIVSGLSRASRLGVVIRDGGALENLGRARTLLLDKTGTLTRGRPRVLDVTAAPGTTPSEVLRLAASVDQYSPHVLAQAIADTARERDLALSVPADVSEEPGRGATGSVDGHRVSIGRLGPDDARPPWAKAVDNRALLDGASVAWLTVDGRLSGAILLRDPLRHDAPRTLRHLRAAGIQRLLMLTGDRAAPAHEVAAVLGLDGVLAELTPAGKVTAVRDERERAVTVMVGDGVNDAPALAAADIGVAMGARGSTASSEAADIVLTTDRVDRLADAVTIAQRARRIAVQSALGGMVMSLAAMAAAAAGLLPPAAGALLQEAIDVAVILNALRALRVDQAARPALTPAAEALIHRFAAEHDDLRDVLDSVRDAADRLSDTPGPTALAAVEETHRLLTERLLPHEYAEEHQLYPALAPTLGGPEATATMSRAHTEIERLSRRIATHLQLARTSGALAPEQVDDLRSCLYGLNTVLRLHFTQEEENYFSLAP, encoded by the coding sequence ATGAACCCCGCCGCGGCAGGTCTGCGCCGCATCGCCGCCGCCATCACCTCTCTGCGGCTCGAGCCGGTCCTCCTGGCCGTCACCGCGGCCGCGCTGGCCGGCGGCGGCATCGCCTGGCTCGTCGGCGCGCACGGCCTGTCGGACCTGTTGTGGGCTCTGGGAACCGTCGCCGCCGTCGTGCCCGCCGTGGTGTGGGTGCTCACCGCGCTGCGCCGCGGACACGCGGGCGTCGACCTGATCGCCGTACTCGCACTCGGCGGCACCCTGGCCGTGGGCGAGTACCTGGCCGGCGCCCTGATCGCCCTCATGCTCGCCACCGGCCGCACCCTCGAAGCCGCGGCCCAGCGGCGTGCCTCGCACGACCTGCGCGCCCTGCTGGAGCACGCGCCGCGCTCGGCACGCCGCCGCACGGACGCCGGGGTGGTCACGGTCCCACTGGCCGAGGTCGCCGTCGGTGACCTGCTCGTCGTCGGCCCCGGCGAGGTCGTGCCCGTCGACGGCCGAGTGGAGAGCGCCGCCGCCGTCCTTGACGAGTCGGTCCTCACCGGCGAGTCCCTCCAGGTCGAGCGGCCCCGGGGCGAGGCGGTCCGCAGCGGCGTGGTCAACGCGGGCGGCGCCTTCGAACTGCGGGCCACCGCCACCGAGCAGGACAGCACGTATGCGGGGATCGTGCGGCTGGCCCGCCAGGCCGGGGCCGAGTCCGCGCCGGTCGTGCGGCTGGCGGACCGGTACGCGGCCTGGTTCCTGCCCCTGTCCCTCGTGGTGGCGGGACTGGCCTGGCTGGTCAGCGGCTCCGCGGTACGCGCGGTCGCCGTCCTGGTCGTCGCCACGCCCTGCCCTCTGCTGCTGGCCGCCCCGGTCGCCATCGTCTCGGGTCTCTCCCGCGCCTCGCGCCTCGGCGTGGTCATCCGCGACGGCGGCGCACTGGAGAACCTCGGCCGCGCCCGTACCCTTCTGCTCGACAAAACCGGCACCCTCACCCGCGGCCGCCCCCGCGTCCTCGATGTCACCGCGGCCCCCGGCACCACTCCCTCGGAAGTCCTGCGTCTGGCGGCCTCGGTCGACCAGTACTCGCCGCACGTCCTCGCGCAGGCCATCGCCGACACCGCCCGGGAACGCGACCTCGCGCTCTCGGTCCCGGCGGACGTCTCCGAGGAGCCCGGCCGGGGAGCCACCGGCAGCGTGGACGGGCACCGGGTCTCCATCGGCCGCCTCGGCCCCGACGACGCACGGCCCCCGTGGGCCAAGGCGGTCGACAACCGTGCGCTCCTCGACGGCGCGTCCGTGGCCTGGCTCACCGTTGACGGCCGGCTCTCCGGTGCGATCCTGCTGCGCGACCCGCTGCGGCACGACGCCCCGCGCACCCTGCGCCATCTGCGGGCGGCGGGCATCCAGCGGCTCCTGATGCTCACCGGCGACCGTGCCGCACCCGCCCACGAGGTCGCCGCCGTCCTCGGCCTCGACGGCGTGCTCGCCGAACTGACCCCGGCAGGCAAGGTCACCGCCGTACGCGACGAGCGTGAGCGCGCGGTCACCGTCATGGTCGGCGACGGCGTCAACGACGCCCCCGCCCTCGCCGCCGCCGACATCGGCGTCGCCATGGGCGCCCGAGGTTCCACGGCCTCCTCGGAAGCCGCCGACATCGTCCTGACCACCGACCGCGTGGACCGCCTCGCCGACGCCGTCACCATCGCCCAGCGCGCCCGCCGCATCGCCGTGCAGAGCGCCCTGGGCGGCATGGTCATGTCGCTGGCGGCCATGGCCGCTGCCGCCGCCGGTCTGCTGCCGCCCGCCGCCGGCGCACTGCTCCAGGAAGCCATCGACGTCGCCGTGATCCTGAACGCCCTGCGCGCCCTGCGCGTCGACCAGGCCGCGCGTCCGGCCCTCACCCCCGCCGCCGAAGCCCTCATCCACCGCTTCGCGGCCGAACACGACGACCTGCGCGACGTCCTCGACTCCGTACGTGACGCCGCCGACCGGCTCTCCGACACCCCCGGCCCGACCGCCCTGGCGGCCGTGGAGGAAACGCACCGGCTGCTGACCGAACGCCTGCTGCCTCACGAGTACGCCGAGGAGCACCAGCTCTACCCGGCGCTGGCCCCCACGCTCGGGGGACCCGAGGCCACCGCCACCATGAGCCGCGCCCACACCGAGATCGAACGACTCTCCCGCCGCATCGCCACC